The Paenibacillus amylolyticus genome contains the following window.
TCACTATGTTGAAGGACAGAATCAATGTCAACATCGATGTATCCGCACCCTGAGAGGAGACGTGGAAGACTTCTGCCAATGATGCGATTACCGCCGTGTTGTGCCACATACTCCGAAATTTTCATTAATACCGTATGCAATGCAGGAACGTCAGGATTCACAGCTCCAAAAACGCCGTCATCCACATCAATAATGGCAAGGCGACCGCCGGGTTTAAGCACACGATATATCTCTTTTGCAGCTTCATCAGGATGGTTCAAGTGAAGAAAAATAAGTCTCGCCACGACAAAATCAAAAGAATCATCAGGCAGATCCATCTGGTAGATGGAAGACTCTACAAATTGCAATCGCTCGGAAGGAACAGCTTTCAGCCGTTCTTTGGCTTGTTTTCAAACCATACCATTCCAGATTTCGGAACTCTTTGGGCCACCCCATTAATGCCTGTATCTTTAACCTCTCTAATTCCTCTTGTAAACTTAACACTGCTGTTTGGATACTGTATGTTGAACGCGAATCACTCATATATTCCCTCCTGTTCTTTAGTATCTGCGGTGAACTGTGCCAAGTTGCTGCCCAATTGTATAATCCTTGCTCACCAATCCGCCTGTGGCCTGTCCCGTTCCGCAGCCAATCTCAAGAATGGAATCCTCTTAATTAAGATTCAGGTATGTAAAAATATCATCAAACATTTCACTCGGATAGACGGGTCTATATCGTTCATATTCATTTGTTACGAGATTAAACGTTTCCTTATTTTCCATTTCAGCAACCCCATTTCAATTGTGATTTTCCCATAATACATTGACTAAACTTACCATATATTATTATTATTGATAGTAAGAGGGTAAACCTTCCAATAAGAAAATGATGATAGTTTAAGTTTAAATTTTTTATCCTGGAGGACTGGGGTGTTCTTGTGAAAAGTATATTTGATACGATGAATGCTGCTGAAATTAAAGAGCGCATGGATCAGCTTAGTGAAAAATCCGTCCCTGAATGGGGCACGATGCAGGTCTCTCAAATGCTGGCTCATTGTTCAGCATTTCATGATATCCCCTTAGGGAATGCTTTTCCACCTAGAGGATTACTTGGGAGACTTATCGGACGGTTCGCAAAACCAATGTTTTATAATGACAAGCCCTTGCCCCATAATATGTCTACGATCCCGACAATCATTATTGACGACCAACGACAGTTTATCGCAGAAAAAGAAAAGCTTGAGCAGCAGATTAATACCTTTCAGCAAGGTGCATCAAAAAAATTCTCCCGCCACCCCCATCCCTTCTTCGGAAAATTAACAGCCGAGCAATGGGGTAAAGGCATATACAAGCATTTAGATCATCATCTCAAGCAATTTGGAGTTTAGCGGTTATGTACCGTCTAAATTAGCAATGACTCAACTTCATTAACCCAATCTCCTTCCTCGTCAGCCAGTAAAGTCTTCCAACCGAGTAGCTTAGCAGAATGTAAATTCTTCTCTTGATCATCTATAAATAGAACCTCTTCTCCAGCTGCCAGAAAGGTTTCAACCCGTTGGTATATTTCAATCTCCGGTTTGCATAAACCCACTTGATTAGAGATGGTTACACTTTTGGTAAATGAGCTTAAACGGCTCAGATTCGGCTCAATCCATTCCTTG
Protein-coding sequences here:
- a CDS encoding methyltransferase domain-containing protein, with the translated sequence MQFVESSIYQMDLPDDSFDFVVARLIFLHLNHPDEAAKEIYRVLKPGGRLAIIDVDDGVFGAVNPDVPALHTVLMKISEYVAQHGGNRIIGRSLPRLLSGCGYIDVDIDSVLQHSDLLGIEGFKQQFNLNRFVHFAEKVVISSEEFAQLQQASDAINHSPEAYAMMNFITACGTKPL
- a CDS encoding DUF1569 domain-containing protein — translated: MKSIFDTMNAAEIKERMDQLSEKSVPEWGTMQVSQMLAHCSAFHDIPLGNAFPPRGLLGRLIGRFAKPMFYNDKPLPHNMSTIPTIIIDDQRQFIAEKEKLEQQINTFQQGASKKFSRHPHPFFGKLTAEQWGKGIYKHLDHHLKQFGV
- a CDS encoding HAD-IA family hydrolase, giving the protein MGLCKPEIEIYQRVETFLAAGEEVLFIDDQEKNLHSAKLLGWKTLLADEEGDWVNEVESLLI